From the genome of Malus sylvestris chromosome 6, drMalSylv7.2, whole genome shotgun sequence, one region includes:
- the LOC126625291 gene encoding pentatricopeptide repeat-containing protein At3g50420-like, producing MPPSYEIAALIQKRTSVTSPKQARQLHALLLTTTIDGSRPPHLYNNVISKYWRCGSLGDSRKMFDKMPQRNLVSFNALIAAYSWDSNSAILACELFNEIGVECLRPNGSTFTILLRASYTLEDWLIGSLIHAQVLKFGFLSDVCLQTALLGMYSNCRDLESARKVFGGMVEKDVVAWNSMIFGNLKIDETAEGLSLFDGMLRTGIVPTQFTYSMVLTACNRLRYFYPGKLIHARVIVSKTLADLALQNSLLDMYCNSGDTRVAFGMFKGMCNLDLVSWNTMISGCSEHGDGEKALNLFVQLKKTSFLKPDENTFAVIISATGTDLVSNYGKSLHGQVTKAGFEKSIFVGTALVSMYFRNAESDDAQKVFYSIIKKDVVLWTEMIMGFSRLTDGESAIKFFYEMCQEDHKIDSFALSGVLSACSDLAMLKQGEMIHSWAVKTGHDVEMSVCGSLVDTYSKNGTLEAAYSIFSQISDPDLKCWNSMLKGYSHHGMAEVVSIMIHRNSFSLKMEPWGWTCGPCSRKEKRRKQKQSRKTK from the coding sequence ATGCCACCGTCGTATGAGATAGCAGCTCTGATACAAAAACGCACCTCCGTTACCTCGCCGAAACAAGCGCGGCAGCTCCACGCTCTCCTCCTTACCACCACCATCGACGGCTCGCGCCCGCCACACCTGTACAACAATGTCATATCCAAGTACTGGCGATGTGGATCGCTTGGGGACTCGCGGAAGATGTTTGACAAAATGCCTCAACGAAATCTGGTTTCATTCAATGCGCTCATTGCGGCCTATTCCTGGGACTCAAACAGTGCGATTTTGGCTTGTGAGCTATTTAACGAAATCGGAGTTGAATGTCTTAGGCCAAATGGTTCGACTTTCACGATCTTACTGCGGGCGTCTTATACTCTTGAGGATTGGTTGATTGGCTCTTTGATTCATGCCCAAGTTCTGAAGTTTGGGTTCTTGAGTGATGTTTGTCTTCAAACTGCTTTACTTGGGATGTACTCCAACTGTAGGGATTTGGAATCAGCGAGGAAAGTTTTTGGCGGGATGGTTGAAAAAGATGTTGTTGCTTGGAATTCAATGATTTTTGGGAATTTGAAGATTGATGAGACAGCGGAAGGGCTTTCTCTCTTTGATGGCATGTTGAGGACTGGAATTGTTCCTACTCAATTCACATATTCAATGGTCTTGACTGCTTGCAACAGATTAAGATATTTTTATCCGGGGAAACTCATCCATGCCCGAGTCATAGTTTCAAAAACGCTAGCTGATTTAGCTTTGCAGAATTCCTTGCTTGACATGTATTGCAATTCTGGTGACACTCGAGTAGCATTTGGCATGTTTAAGGGAATGTGCAACCTGGATTTGGTCTCTTGGAACACAATGATTTCTGGGTGTTCGGAACATGGTGATGGTGAGAAGGCCTTGAATTTATTTGTCCAGTTGAAAAAAACATCGTTTCTTAAACCAGATGAGAATACTTTTGCAGTCATCATATCCGCAACAGGCACAGATCTAGTTTCCAACTATGGCAAGTCACTTCACGGACAGGTCACAAAAGCAGGATTTGAGAAGAGCATTTTTGTAGGAACTGCACTAGTGTCTATGTATTTTCGAAATGCTGAATCGGATGATGCTCAGAAGGTGTTTTATTCCATCATAAAGAAGGATGTTGTTCTATGGACTGAGATGATCATGGGTTTTTCGAGATTGACTGATGGGGAGAGTGCAATTAAGTTCTTTTATGAAATGTGCCAGGAAGACCATAAGATTGACAGCTTTGCTCTCAGTGGAGTGTTGAGTGCTTGTTCCGATCTTGCCATGCTAAAACAAGGTGAGATGATTCACTCATGGGCTGTAAAAACTGGGCACGATGTTGAAATGTCAGTTTGCGGGAGTCTTGTAGATACGTATTCAAAAAATGGTACCCTTGAAGCTGCTTATTCTATATTTTCCCAAATCTCGGACCCTGATTTGAAATGCTGGAACTCAATGCTCAAAGGATATAGTCATCACGGCATGGCAGAGGTGGTATCAATTATGATTCACAGGAATTCTTTTTCACTAAAAATGGAGCCTTGGGGATGGACTTGTGGACCATGcagcagaaaagagaaaagaagaaagcaaaagcaaagcagaaaaacaaagtaa